Below is a genomic region from Delftia tsuruhatensis.
AGTTCGAGGCAGCGCGGCATGCGGGCGTGGGCCTGGACCGGATGCCGGTGCGCATGATGCTGGCCAATGACGAGCTGCGCACGGTGCTGGTCAGCATTCATACCTCGTTGCGCCAGGCCATCGAGGCCGTCACGCCGGACAACCTGATGCAGACCCTGCGCATCACGCACGAGGCGCTGTCGCGCAGCCTGGGCCGCGTCCCCCGCATCGCCGTGGCTGGGCTCAATCCGCATGCCGGCGAGGGGGGGCTGTTCGGCTGCGAGGAGGTGGAGATCATCGCCCCGGCCATCGCCCGGGCGCGCGCGCAGGGGCTGGACGTCCATGGCCCTTATGCGCCCGACACGGTGTTCATGCGCGCACGCAACGCACCGGGCCATGCGGGCGAGTTCGACGTGGTGCTGGCCATGTACCACGACCAGGGACTGATTCCGGTGAAGTACCTGGGCGTGGAAAAAGGGGTGAACGTGACCCTGGGCCTGCCCCTGGTGCGCACCAGTCCCGACCATGGCACGGCCTTCGATATCGCGGGCCGGGGAGTGGCCGAGGCCGCCAGCCTGATCGAGGCAGTGCGCATGGCGCGGCAATTGGCCGGGTGAATGGCTAACCCACCTGTACGCAATCCGTAGTAGTGGAAAACGCCCGTGGCAGACTTGCCACGGGCGTTTTGATTTGCATCAAAACAGGCGATTCAGCGTTTCAGGCTGTCGCGGATTTCGCGCAGCAGCACGATGTCCTCGGGCGTGACGGGGGCGGGTGCGGGGGCCGGTGGAGCTTCACGGCGCAGGCGATTGATCTGCTTGACCATCATGAAGATGATGAAGGCCAGGATGATGAAGTTCACGGCCACCGTGATGAAGTTGCCATAGGCAAACACCGGTACGCCGGCCTTTCTGAGAGCATCCAGCGTCATGGCGGTTCCCTGGGGCACGCTGCCCAGGACAAGGAACAGGTTGGAGAAGTCCAGCTTGCCGAAAACCAGGCCCACGACCGGCATGATCAGGTCGTTTACCACGGAATCGACGATTTTGCCAAACGCTCCGCCGATGATGACGCCCACGGCGAGATCTACCACGTTTCCCTTAACCGCGAACTCGCGAAATTCCTGCATCATGCCCATGGCTGGCTCCATCTGGAAAGAGTTTGAGATAGCGCAGTATTGCGCGGCTTTGGAGCCTGTCAATGTCGGGCGTGGTGTGGAATAACCATACTCGCCCCGCTACAATTTATTGTTGACCCCAACTCAAGCGACGTAGTTCGAGGAACCCCATGAGTGACACTCCAATCGACTCCAGCAAGCGGACGTGGATCATCACGTCGGCGTGCGCTGGTGCGGTGGGCGGCGTGGCGACAGCCGTCCCGTTCGTGAGCACCTTCCAGCCATCCGAGAAGGCCAAGGCCGCCGGGGCTGCAGTGGAGGTCGATATCTCCGCGCTCAAGGACGGCGAGAAGCTCACGGTGGAGTGGCGCGGCAAGCCGGTGTGGATCATCAAGCGCACGCCCGAGCAGATCAAGGAGCTGCCTTCGCTCGACAGCCAGCTCGCCGACCCCCAGTCCAAGCGCCATCCCGAGGAGTTCACCCCGCCCTATGCGATGAACGAGGCCCGCTCGATCAAGCCCGAGGTGCTGGTCGTCGTCGGCATCTGCACGCACCTGGGCTGCTCGCCTTCGGACAAGTTCCAGTCCGGCGCCCAGCCTTCGCTGCCCGACGACTGGAAGGGCGGCTTCCTGTGCCCCTGCCATGGCTCGACCTTCGACATGGCCGGCCGCGTCTTCAAGAACAAGCCGGCGCCGGACAACCTGCAGGTGCCGCCCCACATGTACCTGTCGGAGACCAGGCTCCTGATCGGTGAAGACAAGGCTTGAGGGAGACGAGAACAATGGCCCACGAATTCAAGGACATCGATCCCAACGCGCCGGCAGGCGCCAAGCTCACGAACTGGTTCGAGAACCGTTTTCCCACGGCTTTCGACGCCTATCGCGTGCACATGTCGGAGTACTATGCTCCGAAGAACTTTAACTTCTGGTACATCTTCGGCTCGCTGGCGCTGCTGGTGCTGGTGATCCAGATCGTCACCGGCATCTTCCTGGTGATGCACTACAAGCCCGACGCCGAGAAGGCGTTCGCCTCGGTCGAGTACATCATGCGCGATGTGCCCTGGGGCTGGCTGATTCGCTACATGCATTCCACGGGCGCCTCGGCCTTCTTCGTCGTGGTCTACCTGCACATGTTCCGGGGCCTGCTGTATGGTTCCTATCGCAAGCCGCGGGAACTGGTCTGGATCTTCGGTTGCGCCATCTTCCTGGTGCTGATGGCCGAAGCCTTCATGGGCTACCTGCTGCCCTGGGGCCAGATGTCTTACTGGGGTGCGCAGGTGATCGTGAACCTGTTCTCGGCGATCCCCTTCATCGGTCCTGACCTGGCGCTGCTGATCCGTGGCGACTACGTGGTGGGCGACGCGACGCTCAACCGCTTCTTCAGCTTCCACGTGATCGCCGTGCCCCTGGTGCTGCTGGGTCTGGTCGTGGCCCACCTGCTGGCGCTGCACGACGTTGGCTCCAACAACCCCGATGGCATCGAGATCAAGGGCCCCAACGCGCCCAAGGACGCCAAGGGCCACCCGCTGGACGGCATTCCCTTTCATCCCTACTACACGGTGCACGACATCTTCGGCGTGACGGTGTTCCTGTTCCTGTTCTCGGCCGTGGTGTTCTTCGCGCCCGAGTTCGGTGGCTACTTCCTGGAGTACAACAACTTCATTCCGGCCGATCCGCTGAAGACGCCTTCGCACATCGCTCCGGTCTGGTACTTCACGCCTTTCTATTCGATGCTGCGTGCCATCACCAGCGAGATGATGTATGTGCTCATCGCCTGCGTGGTGCTGGGCGCGGGCTTCGGCGTGATCAAGTCGCGCCTGCCGGGCTTCGTCAAGGGCGCGATCGCCATCGTGGCCCTGGGCGCCATCGCGATGATGCTGTCCATCGATGCCAAGTTCTGGGGCGTGGTGGTGATGGGTGGTGCCGTGATCATCCTGTTCGCGCTGCCCTGGCTCGATTGCAGCCCGGTCAAGTCCATCCGCTACCGTCCGGGCTGGCACAAGTACCTGTATGGCATCTTCGTGGTCAATTTCGTGATCCTGGCCTACCTCGGCGTGCAGCCGCCTTCGCCCATCGGCGAGCGCGTCTCCCAGGTCGGAACGCTGTTCTACTTCGGCTTCTTCCTGCTGATGCCTTGGTGGAGCCGCCTGGGCGAAACCAAGCCCGTTCCCGACCGTGTGACGTTCAAGCCGCACTGAAGCTGGAGAGAACAACAATGAAGAAACTGATTCTCACGTTGATCGCGGCCCTGGGCATCGTGACCGGTGCGCAGGCCGCAGAGGGCGGAATCGCCTGGGACAAGGCTCCGGGCAAGACCAATGACATGGCCTCGCTGCAAAACGGCGCCAAGCTGTTCGTCAATTACTGCCTGAGCTGCCATTCGGCCGCGTTCATGCGCTTCAATCGACTCAAGGACATCGGGCTGACCGAGCAGGAGATCAAGGACAATCTGCTGTTCAGCACCGACAAGGTGGGCGAGACCATGAAGGCCGCCATCAATCCCAAGGAGGCCAAGGAGTGGTTCGGCGCCAATCCGCCCGACCTCACCGTGATCGCGCGCTCGCGCGCAGGCCACAACGGCACGGGCGCCGACTATCTCTACACCTTCCTGCGCACCTTCTACCGCGACGACACCAAGGCCACGGGCTGGAACAACCTGGCCTTCCCCAGCGTGGGCATGCCGCATGCGCTGTGGCAGCTGCAGGGCGAGCGCCGTGCGATCTTCGAGGAAGCCGAGGTGCATGGCGCTAAGACCCAGGTTTTCAAGGGGTGGGAGCAGGTCTCTCCTGGCACGATGAGCGCAGTGCAGTACGATCAGGCAGTTGGCGATCTGGTGAACTACCTGCAATGGATGGGTGAGCCGGCCCAGAACAGCCGCATCCGCATCGGCGTGGGTGTGCTGCTGTTCCTGGCGGTCTTCATCTTCATCGCATGGCGCCTCAACGCCGCGTTCTGGAAAGACGTCAAATAAAACCGTGACAGCAGAAGGCCGTGCAAGCGATTGCTGCGGCTGAACTGTGTACAGAGTGGGCGCCGCGAGCGACCCACTCTTTTTGATTTTTAGGAGCCTCCACCATGATGGTGCTTTATTCGGGAACGACCTGCCCCTTTTCACACCGCTGCCGCTTCGTGCTGTTCGAGAAGGGCATGGATTTCGAGATCCGCGATGTGGACCTGTTCAGCAAGCCTGAAGACATCAGCGTGATGAACCCCTATGGCCAGGTGCCCATCCTGGTCGAGCGCGACCTGATCCTGTACGAATCGAACATCATCAACGAGTACATCGACGAGCGCTTCCCGCATCCTCAACTGATGCCCGGCGACCCCGTGGACCGTGCGCGCGTGCGCCTGTTCCTGCTGAACTTCGAGAAGGAGCTGTTCGTCCACGTCAGCACTCTGGAGGAGCGCAATGCCAAGGGCAACGAAAAGGCCATCGAGAAGGCCCGTGCCCACATCCGCGACCGCCTGACGCAACTGGCCCCGGTGTTCCTCAAGAACAAGTACATGCTGGGCGAGAACTTCTCCATGCTGGACGTGGCCATCGCCCCGCTGCTGTGGCGCCTGGACTACTACGGCATCGAGCTGTCCAAGAATGCCGCTCCCTTGCTCAAGTACGCCGAGCGCATCTTCTCGCGCCCCGCCTACATCGAAGCGCTGACACCTTCCGAGAAGGTGATGCGCAAGTAAGCCGCATCGGTTGACGGCCGTTTGCGCGGGCAGGGAAGGCGGATACCGTCGCCTCCTGCCCGTTTTCGTATTCAGACCACTCTTTTCCTGGGATCGTCATGACTGCCCCCGAAGCAACCTCCACCCGCCCCTACCTGATCCGGGCCTTGTTCGAGTGGTGTACCGACAACGGCTTCACGCCCCACATCGCGGTGCGCGTGGACCGCGGCGTGCAGGTGCCGCGCGAGTTCGTACGCGACGGCGAGATCGTGCTCAACATCAGCTACGACGCCACCAGCGGCCTGCAGATGGGCAACGACTACATCAGCTTCACGGCCCGCTTTGGCGGCCAGCCCCGCGAGATCATGGTGCCCGTTGAACAGGTGATGGCCATCTATGCGCGCGAGACGGGGCAGGGAATGGCCTTCCCGGAGCCGCAGGCCGATGCCCCTGGCGAGCAGGAGTCCGACGGGCCCTCCCATGAGGCTGCCGTGACGGAGGAGGAGGCCGAAGCCGGTGCCGACGACCGTGTCGTGCAGCTGGTGAGCACCCCGAACGAGGGGGGTGGCGACGAACCCCCGCGTACCCCGCCGCCTTCGGGTTCGCGGCCTTCGCTGAAGCTGGTCAAGTAGCCTGCGGCCGGATCCGGGCTGCAGGATTCGGCGAACGGCTGGCGTGGCCTGTTTCTGCGCTAGAATGCGTGCTTCGCCGGTTTAGCTCAGTTGGTAGAGCACCCGCCTTGTAAGCGGTAGGTCGTCAGTTCGAATCCGACAACCGGCACCAGAAGGTCTCCCAGGAGGCCTTTTTTCATTTCCGGCTTCGTTGGTTGCGGACAGGCCGATCAGGCCTGCACCTTGAGGCGGATCTCGGTCACGTCCCAGCCCTTGGTGCGCAAGTGGGCCGCCATGGCCGGCAGCAACTGGCGGATCTTGGCGGCCGCCGCATTGTTGCCGACCAGCAGGCACCAGGTGCTTCCTTCGATGGGGCCGGCCTGGAGACTGGTGCGCAGCAGCGGGGGCACCAGCGGCAGCACGGCGGCCAGGCGATTGCTGGAATCCCGCGTGAGCTGGGCCAGCCGGGCCAGCGTCGGAGAGTTCTCGACGGCATGCAGGGCCGTGACGGCGTGGTGGCGGCGGGTGAAGGTCATGGGGCTTGGCGGATGGCTTTGACGGAGTCAGCCAAAGAGTGCCGTTATATCAGCATTGCGCCGGGGATCCGGCCCTGGGGGTTCCCTGCGTCAGCCTGCCTGGAAGAGGGTTGGACGGAGACAGTTAGAATCAATTGTTCGGTTCTCGCTTCGGGCCGGCCGCGAGTGCTCTGCAAAGGAGTACTTGCAGGCGGGTGAAGCGGCCCCATCTGAAATCCAACAATCTAGGGATTCCAGGCACACCGCGTTCCGCTACCGCGGAGGGCGGTGTGTCTTTTTCGCATGGCCACCAACTTCCTCACCAAACTATTCGGCAGCCGAAACGATCGGCTTCTCAAGCAATACCGCAAGACGGTCGCCCGCATCAACGCGATGGAGCCCGAGTACGAGAAGCTCAGCGACGAGGCTCTGCGCGCGAAGACGCAGGAATTCAAGGAACGTGTGGCCAAGGGCGAGTCGCTGGACGATCTGCTGCCCGAAGCCTTCGCCGTGGTGCGCGAGGGCTCCAAGCGCGTCATGAAGATGCGCCATTTCGATGTGCAGCTGCTGGGTGGCATGGCGCTGCACTACGGCAAGATCGCCGAAATGCGCACCGGCGAGGGCAAGACGCTGACCGCCACGCTGCCGGTCTACCTGAACGCGCTGTCCGGCAACGGCGTGCATGTGGTGACGGTGAACGACTATCTGGCCAACCGCGATGCGACCTGGATGGCCCGCCTGTACAACTTCCTGGGCCTGTCGGTGGGCATCAACCTGCCCAACATGCCGCGCGAGGAAAAGCAGGCTGCCTACAACAGCGACATCACCTACGGCACGAACAACGAGTACGGCTTCGACTACCTGCGCGACAACATGGTCTACGAGTCGGGCGACCGCGTGCAGCGTGTGCTCAACTACGCCATCGTCGACGAGGTGGACTCCATCCTGATCGACGAGGCCCGCACGCCGCTGATCATCAGCGGCCAGGCCGAGGACCACACGGCCATGTACGTGGCCATGAACAAGATCGTTCCTTCCCTGGTGCGCCAGGAAGGCGAGGCCGACCCCCGCACCGGCGAGGGCGTGACCAAGCCCGGCGATTTCACGGTGGACGAAAAGAGCCACCAGGTGTTCCTGACAGACCAGGGCTACGAGGCCGCAGAGCGCCTGCTGGGCCATGCCGGCATGATCGCCGAGGGTGCCTCGCTGTACGACCCGGCCAACATCACGCTGGTCCACCACCTGTATGCGGCGCTGCGCGCCAACAATCTCTACCACCGCGACCAGCACTATGTGGTGCAGAACGGCGAGATCGTCATCGTCGACGAGTTCACGGGCCGCCTGATGGCGGGCCGGCGCTGGAGCGACGGCCTGCACCAGGCGGTCGAGGCCAAGGAAGGCGTTGCCATCCAGGCCGAGAACCAGACCATGGCCTCGATCACCTTCCAGAACTACTTCCGCCTCTACGGCAAACTGGCCGGCATGACGGGCACGGCCGATACAGAGGCCTACGAGTTCCAGGAAATCTACGGCCTGGAGACCGTGGTGATCCCGCCCAACCGTCCCAGCAGGCGCGATGACCAGCTCGACCGTGTCTACAAGACCACGCGCGAGAAGTACGAGGCTGCCATTCGCGACATCCGCGAATGCCATGAGCGCGGCCAGCCCGTGCTGGTGGGAACGACCTCGATCGAGAACTCGGAAATCATCGACGAGCTGCTCAACAAGGAAGAGCTTCCCCACCAGGTGCTCAACGCCAAGCAGCACGAGCGCGAGGCCGATATCGTGGCCCAGGCCGGACGGCCCGGCATGATCACCATCGCCACCAACATGGCGGGCCGCGGCACCGACATCGTGCTGGGCGGCAACATCGAAAAGCAGGTCGCGGCCATCGAGGCCGACGAATCCCTGTCCGAACCCGAGCGCCAGCAGCGCATCGAGCAACTGCGCGCCGACTGGAAGGTCGAGCACGACAAGGTCTCGGCCCTGGGCGGCCTGCGCATCATCGCCACCGAGCGCCATGAGTCGCGCCGCATCGACAACCAGCTGCGCGGCCGCTCGGGCCGACAGGGTGATCCGGGCTCCTCGCGTTTCTACCTGAGCCTGGACGATGCGCTGATGCGCATCTTCGCGGGCGACCGCGTGCGCGCCATCATGGACCGGCTGAAGATGCCTGACGGCGAAGCCATCGAGGCCGGCATCGTGACGCGCTCCATCGAAGGCGCGCAGCGCAAGGTCGAGGCCCGCAACTTCGACATCCGCAAGCAGCTGCTCGAGTACGACGACGTGTCCAACGACCAGCGCAAGGTGATCTACCAGCAGCGCAACGAGATCCTCGATGCCTCTGACCTGCACGAGATGATCACCGTGATGCGCGACGACGTCGTGACCGATCTGGTGCGCCAGTACGTGCCCGCCGAGTCCATGGAGGAACAGTGGGACCTGGCCGGCCTGGAAAAGGCGCTGGACAGCGAGTGGCGCATCCAGCTGCCGCTGCAGGCCGAGGTGCAATCCGCGCACGCCATCACCGATGAGGAAATCCTCGAGAAGGTTCTGCAGGCTGCGCGCGAAGTGTTCGAGGCCAAGGTGGAGCTGATCGGACGCGAGAACTTCACGCAGTTCCAGCGCGCCGTGCTGCTGCAGAGCTTCGACACCAACTGGCGCGACCACCTGTCCGCGCTGGACTACCTGCGCCAGGGCATCCATCTGCGCGGCTATGCCCAAAAGCAGCCCAAGCAGGAGTACAAACGCGAGGCGTTCGAGCTGTTCCGCCAGTTGATCGACCAGGTCAAGACCGAAGTCACGCGCGTGCTGATGACCGTGCAGGTGCAGTCGCGCGAGCAGGTGGAGCAGGCCACCGAGGCCATGGAGCAGCGCAGCGCCCACAGCCTGGAGCACATGACCTATGGTGCCCCGTCGGATGGCGATATCGGCGGCTCCGTCGAGGACGAGCCACTGGAACTGCCCGAAGGTGTCCGCGTGGGTCGCAACGACCCCTGCCCTTGCGGCAGTGGCAAGAAGTACAAGCAGTGCCACGGAAAGCTGTCGTGACACGGCGGGTGTCGTAAGGCAATGCGAGACGAGAAGACGGCACGGATGCATACCGTGCCGTCTTCTTTTTTGAGGGCGATGAAATGCCCGCGGCCCTGGTTTGTTCCGATAATGGAGCGCGTTTTTCTTCCACCGTAGAAAGTCCCTTCATGCCTGTGAATCTCTCCGCTCCCGTGGCCGCCGACCTGCTGGCGATCGACGGCGTCCGCATCGGCGTCACCGAAGCCGGTGTGCGCAAGGCCAATCGCAAGGACCTGTCCGTGTTCCTGCTCGATGAAGGCGCCTCGGTGGCAGGTGTGTTCACCCAGAACCGTTTCTGCGCCGCGCCCGTGCAGGTCAGCCGCGAACATCTGGTGCAGACCGGCGGCGCCATCCGTGCCATGGTCGTCAACACGGGCAATGCCAATGCCGGCACCGGCGCCGATGGCCTGGCGCGCGCGCGCCGCACCTGTGCAGACCTGGCTGCGTTGCTGCAGTTGAAGCCCGAGCAGATCCTGCCGTTCTCGACCGGCGTGATCATGGAGCAGTTGCCCGTGGACCGCATCGCCGCGGGCCTGCCAGCTGCCATCGCCGCCGCCAAGGCCGACAACTGGGGCACGGCGGCCGAAGGCATCATGACCACCGATACCCTGCCCAAGGCTTTCAGCCGCGCCGTGGACATCGGCGGCAAGCGCGTGAGCATCACCGGCATCAGCAAGGGCGCGGGCATGATCCGTCCCAACATGGCGACCATGCTGGGCTTTCTGGCCACCGACGCGGCCATCGCGCCCGAGCTGCTGCAGCCCTTGGTCAAGGAGCTGGCCGACGGTTC
It encodes:
- the argJ gene encoding bifunctional glutamate N-acetyltransferase/amino-acid acetyltransferase ArgJ gives rise to the protein MPVNLSAPVAADLLAIDGVRIGVTEAGVRKANRKDLSVFLLDEGASVAGVFTQNRFCAAPVQVSREHLVQTGGAIRAMVVNTGNANAGTGADGLARARRTCADLAALLQLKPEQILPFSTGVIMEQLPVDRIAAGLPAAIAAAKADNWGTAAEGIMTTDTLPKAFSRAVDIGGKRVSITGISKGAGMIRPNMATMLGFLATDAAIAPELLQPLVKELADGSFNRVTIDGDTSTNDSFVLVATHKAGNAPVTSLTSSEGQALKAALLEVARLLAQAIVRDGEGATKFITVKVEGGKTEAECRLVAYSIAHSPLVKTAFFASDPNLGRILAAVGYASIDDLDQTKIDLYLNDVHVAVDGGRNPAYQEEDGQRVMKQQEIIVRVLLGRGEAEQTVWTCDLSHDYVSINADYRS
- the petA gene encoding ubiquinol-cytochrome c reductase iron-sulfur subunit encodes the protein MSDTPIDSSKRTWIITSACAGAVGGVATAVPFVSTFQPSEKAKAAGAAVEVDISALKDGEKLTVEWRGKPVWIIKRTPEQIKELPSLDSQLADPQSKRHPEEFTPPYAMNEARSIKPEVLVVVGICTHLGCSPSDKFQSGAQPSLPDDWKGGFLCPCHGSTFDMAGRVFKNKPAPDNLQVPPHMYLSETRLLIGEDKA
- a CDS encoding cytochrome b, yielding MAHEFKDIDPNAPAGAKLTNWFENRFPTAFDAYRVHMSEYYAPKNFNFWYIFGSLALLVLVIQIVTGIFLVMHYKPDAEKAFASVEYIMRDVPWGWLIRYMHSTGASAFFVVVYLHMFRGLLYGSYRKPRELVWIFGCAIFLVLMAEAFMGYLLPWGQMSYWGAQVIVNLFSAIPFIGPDLALLIRGDYVVGDATLNRFFSFHVIAVPLVLLGLVVAHLLALHDVGSNNPDGIEIKGPNAPKDAKGHPLDGIPFHPYYTVHDIFGVTVFLFLFSAVVFFAPEFGGYFLEYNNFIPADPLKTPSHIAPVWYFTPFYSMLRAITSEMMYVLIACVVLGAGFGVIKSRLPGFVKGAIAIVALGAIAMMLSIDAKFWGVVVMGGAVIILFALPWLDCSPVKSIRYRPGWHKYLYGIFVVNFVILAYLGVQPPSPIGERVSQVGTLFYFGFFLLMPWWSRLGETKPVPDRVTFKPH
- a CDS encoding cytochrome c1; translated protein: MKKLILTLIAALGIVTGAQAAEGGIAWDKAPGKTNDMASLQNGAKLFVNYCLSCHSAAFMRFNRLKDIGLTEQEIKDNLLFSTDKVGETMKAAINPKEAKEWFGANPPDLTVIARSRAGHNGTGADYLYTFLRTFYRDDTKATGWNNLAFPSVGMPHALWQLQGERRAIFEEAEVHGAKTQVFKGWEQVSPGTMSAVQYDQAVGDLVNYLQWMGEPAQNSRIRIGVGVLLFLAVFIFIAWRLNAAFWKDVK
- a CDS encoding glutathione S-transferase N-terminal domain-containing protein, whose protein sequence is MMVLYSGTTCPFSHRCRFVLFEKGMDFEIRDVDLFSKPEDISVMNPYGQVPILVERDLILYESNIINEYIDERFPHPQLMPGDPVDRARVRLFLLNFEKELFVHVSTLEERNAKGNEKAIEKARAHIRDRLTQLAPVFLKNKYMLGENFSMLDVAIAPLLWRLDYYGIELSKNAAPLLKYAERIFSRPAYIEALTPSEKVMRK
- the mscL gene encoding large conductance mechanosensitive channel protein MscL produces the protein MGMMQEFREFAVKGNVVDLAVGVIIGGAFGKIVDSVVNDLIMPVVGLVFGKLDFSNLFLVLGSVPQGTAMTLDALRKAGVPVFAYGNFITVAVNFIILAFIIFMMVKQINRLRREAPPAPAPAPVTPEDIVLLREIRDSLKR
- the secA gene encoding preprotein translocase subunit SecA: MATNFLTKLFGSRNDRLLKQYRKTVARINAMEPEYEKLSDEALRAKTQEFKERVAKGESLDDLLPEAFAVVREGSKRVMKMRHFDVQLLGGMALHYGKIAEMRTGEGKTLTATLPVYLNALSGNGVHVVTVNDYLANRDATWMARLYNFLGLSVGINLPNMPREEKQAAYNSDITYGTNNEYGFDYLRDNMVYESGDRVQRVLNYAIVDEVDSILIDEARTPLIISGQAEDHTAMYVAMNKIVPSLVRQEGEADPRTGEGVTKPGDFTVDEKSHQVFLTDQGYEAAERLLGHAGMIAEGASLYDPANITLVHHLYAALRANNLYHRDQHYVVQNGEIVIVDEFTGRLMAGRRWSDGLHQAVEAKEGVAIQAENQTMASITFQNYFRLYGKLAGMTGTADTEAYEFQEIYGLETVVIPPNRPSRRDDQLDRVYKTTREKYEAAIRDIRECHERGQPVLVGTTSIENSEIIDELLNKEELPHQVLNAKQHEREADIVAQAGRPGMITIATNMAGRGTDIVLGGNIEKQVAAIEADESLSEPERQQRIEQLRADWKVEHDKVSALGGLRIIATERHESRRIDNQLRGRSGRQGDPGSSRFYLSLDDALMRIFAGDRVRAIMDRLKMPDGEAIEAGIVTRSIEGAQRKVEARNFDIRKQLLEYDDVSNDQRKVIYQQRNEILDASDLHEMITVMRDDVVTDLVRQYVPAESMEEQWDLAGLEKALDSEWRIQLPLQAEVQSAHAITDEEILEKVLQAAREVFEAKVELIGRENFTQFQRAVLLQSFDTNWRDHLSALDYLRQGIHLRGYAQKQPKQEYKREAFELFRQLIDQVKTEVTRVLMTVQVQSREQVEQATEAMEQRSAHSLEHMTYGAPSDGDIGGSVEDEPLELPEGVRVGRNDPCPCGSGKKYKQCHGKLS
- the pdxA gene encoding 4-hydroxythreonine-4-phosphate dehydrogenase PdxA, which gives rise to MLESTPSEAVIAITQGDSAGVGPETIAKAFMQAPGEMHGCFVVGELQTVRRAARVAARGCGGANAIALPVAVIDAPAQRFAVPPGCIPLLELPGLPGPAAWGQVSASAGDAAARCVVWAAQAALRGEIAALVTAPLHKEALHAAGVDFPGHTELLQFEAARHAGVGLDRMPVRMMLANDELRTVLVSIHTSLRQAIEAVTPDNLMQTLRITHEALSRSLGRVPRIAVAGLNPHAGEGGLFGCEEVEIIAPAIARARAQGLDVHGPYAPDTVFMRARNAPGHAGEFDVVLAMYHDQGLIPVKYLGVEKGVNVTLGLPLVRTSPDHGTAFDIAGRGVAEAASLIEAVRMARQLAG
- a CDS encoding ClpXP protease specificity-enhancing factor; amino-acid sequence: MTAPEATSTRPYLIRALFEWCTDNGFTPHIAVRVDRGVQVPREFVRDGEIVLNISYDATSGLQMGNDYISFTARFGGQPREIMVPVEQVMAIYARETGQGMAFPEPQADAPGEQESDGPSHEAAVTEEEAEAGADDRVVQLVSTPNEGGGDEPPRTPPPSGSRPSLKLVK